In one Neobacillus sp. CF12 genomic region, the following are encoded:
- a CDS encoding serine/threonine-protein kinase — protein sequence MGSVVEGKYEILKLIGQGGMSKVYLAMDKRLNKQWAVKEIEKNSRDKNNQVFIQSAIDEANMIKKLDHPSLPRIVDIIEHEDMIYVIMDYIEGEPLSNILEEYGAQPQDLVIEWAKQLCEVLDYLHTCDPPIIYRDMKPANVMLKPDGNIKLIDFGIAREYKEQNLADTVSLGTKGYAAPEQFGGKGQSDARTDVYCLGVTLYHLITGQNPSEPPYELYPIRHWNPQLSGGLERIIQKCTQLNPNDRYQSCAELLYALNHYEEIDDFYRAKQKAKLRNFSLVSGAAVLFLSVGIIGQVMNIQKTNDDYNTNLENARAQAADSTKVDYYLKAIDIKPTETKAYEELVGTFKNNASFSVKEEETLTKKISPHLIELYENPKYAQLAFEIGKAYWYYYDYGKSELSDNQTTRMISSVKWFDDAVIYGSKDSDFYKMAVIYRDIGRFNQDITILVEEASDKGKYKPYWENIKELMKLIDDESEIVKLELYRLTMYSVEQHARKFKADGVTESDLRAVVESVKKSTNNVEVSTDKTTAIKNEVVGRFDLIAQEIDKAYRN from the coding sequence GTGGGGTCAGTTGTAGAAGGTAAATATGAAATACTGAAGCTGATTGGACAAGGCGGGATGTCAAAGGTATACCTTGCAATGGACAAGCGTCTTAACAAACAGTGGGCAGTAAAAGAAATTGAAAAAAACAGCAGAGATAAGAACAACCAGGTATTCATTCAAAGTGCGATTGACGAAGCCAATATGATTAAGAAGCTCGACCATCCTTCGTTGCCTCGTATCGTTGACATCATTGAACATGAAGATATGATTTATGTCATTATGGACTATATTGAGGGTGAACCGTTGAGCAACATTTTGGAGGAGTATGGTGCTCAGCCGCAAGACTTAGTTATTGAGTGGGCAAAGCAGTTATGCGAGGTGCTGGATTACTTGCATACATGTGATCCGCCGATCATTTATCGTGATATGAAGCCCGCTAACGTGATGTTAAAACCGGACGGAAATATAAAATTAATTGACTTTGGTATCGCTAGGGAATACAAGGAGCAAAATCTTGCAGATACCGTAAGTCTTGGAACCAAGGGATACGCGGCACCTGAACAGTTCGGCGGCAAAGGGCAAAGTGATGCCAGAACGGATGTTTATTGTCTTGGTGTCACGCTTTATCATTTAATCACAGGTCAGAACCCTAGTGAGCCTCCCTACGAGTTATATCCGATTCGCCATTGGAATCCGCAATTATCAGGCGGTTTGGAAAGAATCATTCAAAAATGCACGCAGCTTAATCCGAATGATCGTTATCAATCCTGCGCTGAGTTGTTATATGCACTGAATCATTATGAAGAAATAGATGACTTTTATCGTGCCAAACAAAAAGCAAAGTTACGCAACTTTAGTCTAGTAAGTGGGGCGGCTGTTCTGTTCCTGTCGGTTGGCATTATAGGGCAAGTGATGAATATTCAAAAAACCAATGATGATTACAATACGAATCTTGAAAATGCCAGGGCACAGGCCGCAGATAGCACGAAAGTCGACTATTATTTAAAGGCCATTGATATTAAGCCAACGGAAACAAAGGCTTATGAGGAATTAGTGGGTACCTTTAAAAATAATGCTTCCTTCTCCGTAAAAGAAGAAGAAACACTTACGAAGAAAATTAGTCCCCATTTAATAGAATTGTACGAAAATCCGAAGTATGCCCAACTTGCCTTTGAAATCGGTAAAGCATATTGGTACTACTATGATTATGGAAAAAGCGAGTTGAGTGATAACCAGACGACGAGAATGATCAGTTCGGTAAAGTGGTTTGATGATGCGGTCATCTATGGCTCTAAAGATAGTGATTTTTACAAAATGGCGGTAATCTACCGGGATATTGGCCGATTCAATCAGGATATTACTATTTTGGTTGAAGAAGCTTCTGATAAAGGAAAATATAAACCTTATTGGGAGAATATCAAAGAGCTGATGAAGCTGATTGATGACGAAAGTGAAATTGTTAAATTGGAACTCTACCGACTGACGATGTATTCTGTCGAGCAGCATGCTAGGAAGTTTAAAGCAGATGGGGTAACAGAAAGTGATCTTCGTGCTGTTGTTGAATCTGTGAAGAAAAGTACAAACAATGTAGAGGTATCAACAGACAAAACAACCGCTATAAAAAATGAGGTAGTGGGCCGTTTTGATTTAATCGCGCAAGAAATCGATAAAGCCTATCGGAATTGA